One genomic region from Bradyrhizobium icense encodes:
- a CDS encoding efflux RND transporter permease subunit, which produces MLRGLLGFCLARRSLVLIAFMAFIGAGVAAFKALNIEAYPDPAPPIIEIIAQWPGQSPEEVERYVTIPIEIAVSSTPGLKFTRSNTVFALGFIRLQFEYGRDYHFVRQQAVNRLKDVQLPPGVQPVISPAGGISEIFRYQLTGPPGMDVMELKTIQDWVVERKLRIVPGVADVAVMGGNSKEYQVEIDLNRMMSFGLTLPQIISSISTGNANVGGRTISIGEQSANVRGIGVITSLDDIGNIVLSQQNGVPVLLSDVAKIGIGFRPRIGMSGRDGVTNTVTGIVLMQKLERTMEVVQRVRAAVARINADGSLPAGVKIVPFYDRGDLVAITVETVLHNLLFGIALIFLIQWVFLGNLRCALIVAATIPVALFLAVMITVARGESANLLSVGAIDLGIIVDGTVIMVENIFRHLAHYDPHTECKDARFTGRLNRILTAAVEVDKAILFSVAITIAAFIPLFAMQGVEGQIFSPMARTYAYALLGAVIATFTVTPVMASILLPAKVQEVETFLVRWMRNGYEKLLPLAVRNGKRSMTIAVVFLALTLFAGTRLGTEFLPKLEEGNMWIRASMPPTIALEAGMDTVARIRNVIRSYPPVATVVSEQGRGEEGTDPDGAFLAEFFVPLKPFNQWPSGLTKEKLVNELSARLNREFVGVDFNFSQYIQDNIEEAVSGVKGENSIKIFGRDLAELERLSKSVKEEIGRVQGVRDPGAFNLLGQPNLMIKINRETAARYGFSVGDINTVVQAAIGGQEMSRVYEGEMNFGLTVRLAPEFRTHVDAIRAIPVALPSADNKSLPAYVPLGDLGEIRLEPGAAYIYRENSQRFIPLKYSVRERDLGSTVAEAQERVGKNVPVPQGYSLEWSGEFGALQEAKQRLLIIVPLSLVLILMLLYSLFNSVRDSLLALSGIPFAVAGGIWGLYIAGLNFSVSAAVGFISLFGVAAMDGILLVSYVRKNLEEQGMSSDQSIISAGETRMRQVFMTGLSACIGLVPAAFSTGIGSQVQQPLACVIVGGMLLSPFCSLLVIPVLCRLFLPATPSSILATDTCAVEAASTENS; this is translated from the coding sequence ATGCTGCGCGGCCTGCTTGGATTCTGCCTCGCCCGGCGCTCGCTGGTGCTGATCGCGTTTATGGCCTTCATTGGCGCCGGAGTCGCTGCCTTCAAAGCGCTCAACATCGAGGCCTACCCCGATCCGGCGCCGCCGATCATCGAGATTATTGCGCAATGGCCGGGGCAGTCGCCGGAGGAGGTCGAGCGCTATGTCACCATCCCGATTGAAATCGCCGTTTCTTCCACGCCCGGGTTGAAATTCACCCGCTCCAACACGGTGTTTGCGCTCGGATTCATCCGGCTGCAGTTCGAGTATGGCCGTGACTATCATTTCGTGCGCCAGCAAGCCGTGAACCGATTGAAGGATGTGCAGCTCCCGCCGGGCGTGCAGCCCGTGATCTCGCCGGCCGGAGGCATCAGCGAGATATTCCGGTATCAGCTCACCGGTCCGCCTGGCATGGACGTGATGGAGCTGAAGACGATCCAGGACTGGGTCGTTGAACGCAAGCTGCGTATCGTGCCTGGCGTTGCCGACGTCGCCGTTATGGGCGGCAATTCCAAGGAGTACCAAGTCGAGATCGATCTCAACCGAATGATGTCGTTCGGCCTGACGCTCCCCCAAATCATCAGTTCGATCTCAACCGGCAACGCAAACGTCGGCGGTCGCACCATCAGCATCGGTGAGCAGTCGGCCAATGTGCGCGGCATCGGCGTCATTACCTCACTCGATGATATCGGCAATATCGTTTTGAGTCAGCAGAATGGTGTGCCGGTGCTGCTGTCCGACGTCGCAAAGATCGGAATCGGATTCCGGCCACGCATCGGAATGTCGGGCCGCGACGGCGTCACCAACACGGTTACCGGCATTGTGTTGATGCAGAAGCTCGAGCGCACCATGGAGGTGGTGCAACGCGTGCGCGCTGCAGTCGCCCGGATCAATGCGGACGGCAGCTTACCCGCCGGCGTCAAGATCGTGCCGTTCTATGACCGCGGCGATTTGGTGGCGATCACGGTCGAGACCGTGCTGCACAATCTGTTATTCGGAATCGCGCTGATCTTCCTGATTCAGTGGGTGTTCCTAGGTAATCTCCGCTGTGCGCTGATTGTTGCCGCGACCATTCCAGTGGCCTTGTTTCTGGCCGTCATGATCACGGTTGCACGCGGCGAGTCGGCCAACCTGCTGTCGGTCGGTGCTATCGATCTCGGGATTATAGTCGACGGCACGGTCATCATGGTGGAGAATATCTTCCGGCACCTGGCGCACTATGATCCTCATACAGAATGCAAGGATGCTCGTTTCACGGGTCGGTTGAACCGGATCCTCACCGCTGCAGTCGAAGTGGATAAGGCTATTCTCTTCTCGGTGGCGATCACCATCGCGGCTTTCATTCCGCTGTTTGCCATGCAGGGCGTGGAGGGACAAATCTTCTCGCCGATGGCGCGTACCTACGCTTATGCGCTACTCGGTGCGGTGATCGCCACTTTCACTGTAACGCCGGTAATGGCCTCGATCTTGCTGCCCGCGAAGGTGCAGGAAGTCGAGACCTTTCTCGTTCGCTGGATGCGCAACGGCTATGAGAAGCTGCTGCCGCTGGCGGTCAGGAACGGGAAGCGCTCGATGACTATTGCCGTGGTCTTCCTGGCGCTGACGCTGTTTGCCGGGACGCGTCTTGGTACGGAATTTCTGCCCAAGCTCGAGGAAGGCAATATGTGGATCCGGGCGTCGATGCCGCCGACGATTGCGCTCGAGGCAGGCATGGATACCGTTGCAAGAATCCGCAACGTGATCCGCAGCTATCCTCCTGTCGCGACAGTTGTGTCGGAGCAGGGCCGCGGCGAGGAGGGCACTGATCCGGACGGTGCATTCCTGGCTGAGTTCTTCGTCCCCTTGAAGCCTTTCAATCAGTGGCCAAGCGGGCTGACAAAGGAGAAGCTGGTCAATGAGCTTAGTGCTCGCCTCAATCGCGAGTTCGTTGGCGTCGACTTCAACTTCTCCCAGTACATCCAGGACAACATCGAGGAAGCCGTCTCCGGCGTCAAAGGGGAGAACTCAATCAAGATATTCGGCCGCGATCTCGCCGAGCTGGAGCGGTTGTCGAAATCGGTTAAGGAGGAGATCGGGAGGGTGCAGGGCGTGCGCGATCCCGGCGCATTCAATCTCCTGGGCCAGCCCAACCTGATGATCAAGATCAACCGCGAGACCGCCGCCCGCTACGGCTTCTCGGTCGGCGACATCAACACCGTGGTGCAGGCGGCGATCGGCGGGCAAGAAATGTCGCGCGTCTATGAAGGCGAAATGAATTTCGGTCTCACCGTGCGGCTTGCGCCAGAGTTCCGTACCCACGTTGATGCCATCCGCGCCATTCCGGTTGCGCTGCCGAGCGCCGACAACAAATCGCTACCCGCCTACGTGCCCCTCGGCGATCTCGGCGAAATTCGACTAGAGCCGGGGGCAGCCTACATCTATCGTGAAAACAGCCAGCGCTTCATCCCGCTGAAGTATAGCGTTCGTGAGCGCGATCTCGGCTCGACGGTGGCCGAAGCACAGGAGCGCGTCGGAAAAAACGTGCCTGTGCCGCAGGGCTATTCCCTGGAGTGGTCAGGTGAGTTCGGAGCGCTGCAGGAGGCAAAACAACGCCTGCTGATTATCGTGCCGCTCAGTCTCGTGCTGATCCTGATGCTGCTCTACAGCCTGTTCAATTCGGTTCGGGACAGCTTGCTGGCGTTATCGGGGATTCCGTTTGCTGTCGCAGGCGGCATCTGGGGACTTTACATTGCAGGCCTGAACTTCAGTGTATCCGCCGCCGTCGGCTTCATTTCGCTGTTCGGCGTCGCCGCGATGGATGGCATCCTCCTTGTCTCCTACGTCCGCAAAAATCTCGAAGAACAGGGCATGAGCAGTGACCAGTCGATCATTTCTGCTGGCGAGACGCGGATGCGGCAGGTCTTCATGACTGGCCTTTCAGCCTGCATAGGACTGGTGCCTGCAGCTTTCTCAACGGGTATCGGCTCCCAAGTGCAGCAGCCACTTGCATGTGTAATCGTCGGCGGCATGCTACTTTCCCCGTTCTGCAGCTTGCTGGTTATTCCCGTGCTCTGCCGGCTGTTTCTGCCTGCCACTCCGTCATCCATACTCGCGACAGACACGTGTGCAGTCGAGGCAGCGTCAACAGAAAACTCGTAG
- a CDS encoding TetR/AcrR family transcriptional regulator: protein MNRPVRAGTDPDEARARILEVAEEHFRRIGYHKTSVADIASELGMSPANVYRFFPSRDAINESICGRVLNEVADIASAIARTNAPAMQKLDRLLTAVHRHNKTKLVEEKHMHDLIVVAMQENWTIIKAHVERMVAIFEAIIRQGIEAAEFEVEDVAKAARAVKSAFTPFFHPILIEHCLQHGEDTEAGLREQIRFILKALGKSG from the coding sequence ATGAATCGTCCGGTCCGAGCGGGAACTGATCCCGATGAGGCGCGCGCGCGCATCCTGGAGGTGGCTGAGGAGCACTTTCGCCGCATCGGTTACCATAAGACGTCGGTGGCCGACATCGCCTCCGAACTGGGCATGAGCCCGGCGAACGTCTACCGTTTCTTTCCCTCCAGGGATGCGATCAACGAGTCGATCTGCGGGCGGGTTTTGAATGAGGTTGCTGACATTGCTTCCGCGATCGCACGCACGAACGCGCCGGCCATGCAGAAACTCGACCGGCTCCTGACCGCCGTTCACCGCCACAACAAGACGAAGCTGGTCGAGGAAAAGCACATGCACGACCTGATTGTCGTCGCCATGCAGGAGAACTGGACGATCATCAAGGCGCACGTCGAACGGATGGTGGCGATCTTCGAGGCGATCATACGCCAGGGCATCGAAGCGGCCGAGTTCGAAGTCGAGGATGTCGCGAAAGCCGCGCGAGCGGTCAAATCCGCCTTCACGCCGTTCTTCCATCCGATTCTGATCGAGCACTGCCTTCAACACGGCGAAGACACCGAAGCGGGCCTGCGTGAGCAGATTCGCTTCATCCTGAAAGCTCTCGGCAAGTCTGGCTAA